Sequence from the Tenrec ecaudatus isolate mTenEca1 chromosome 6, mTenEca1.hap1, whole genome shotgun sequence genome:
GGACAGAGGAAGGAGGGAGTGGAGGAGGAAAGAGGCCACAACCACCCAAGTGAGACACTACTTGCCTGGGCCTGGACAGATggtggaggggaaggagggggcaggGGTCCAACTGGGGACATGTTCGGAAGGCGAAGGTGACAGGATTGACTGCTGGACTGAATACGGGACATGAGCAGAAGCAATCAGGATGAAGGGAAGCACCTAACATGGCAAGACTGCAGGAGAAACTGGATTGTGCTGGGGTGCAGAGGTGTATGGTTTGGGGCATGGACACTCTCATAATAAGAGGCACGGGGAAGGGGCACGTCCTTGGGCGAGGCCCCACCTCAACAGGGAACCATCTCAAGGGGGACGGATCATGATTCCCTGCATCTCAGCTCCCAAGACACCAGCGCTTccgctccctcttcctcctcctccagcagctcccttcctccctcagggctcctggtagtgtagtggttgtgcCTTGTGCTGCTatcagcaaggtgagcagtttgaaaccaccagctgccccgcggggaaaagatgagacttttagtcccgtaaacagttagtctcggaagcccaccgaGGCAGTTTTccgctgccctgcagggtcgccaTGCGTCGGAAattacttgatggcagggagcctGGTTCGGTTTTCTTCCCTCACCCCTAAACTACCAGACATCCACAAAGAGGTGTCAAGAAGTCAGTCAGACCTAGCCAAGTAGAGAAGGTCTTGGTGAAGAAGGGGGCTTCTATGTCAGATGTAACCGAGATGGGGTCCTGGGCGACGGAGGCAGATTGGAAAACTGGAATTGGCTAGAGAACAGGCTGTGGAGAAAGAGACATCCGTGCTGCATTTGTTCCCGCAATCAGCACAGGGAAGCGCCTCCGTTCAGGAGGAGATCCAAACGAGCCCCCCCTCCCGGCCCCGGCTTCCCTCCCACCCATTGCTAAGTATTCCAGGGCTGGGTGTGAGCCATTCCTAGACAGACTCAGCTTCGCAGCCCAGACTGGATGTGGGCTTTGGGGTGGGAAggagaggcggggggggggggggggggggggaataagcaGAGAGGCCCACGCCTCTCGGCGTGAAATGCCACAGATGCCTCTGCCTCAAGGTCACGCACACCTCTCCCCATCCACCCAGCCCCGGAACCAGTCGTGCCACACAGACAACACACCAGAAGAGACGGCAACGTGAATATTTATTATGATTCATttcgtttaaaaaaaataagcccAGACTCTCTGGGCAATAAGCTAAAAATACAGTAAAAAGCCATATCTGAGCGCTAGCTACACTACACACCTGGCCGGCATGCAGTGTTCCTTTAGGGAGGGCAGAAGCCCTCCGGGCACGTCCACACCATTCCACACCCCCTCCTGTTTTCAGGAGTCCCTGCTGAGACCAGAAGGAAGCTGAGGCACACAGGTGAAGAGGACTGGCCTGAGGTCGGACTGCCAGGAGAGGCAGGGCAGGATTCGGGCCCGAGAATCACTGGCATTTCACCCCAAATGTCACTCAGGGTACACCTTGGTGGCCACTACTTAGCAAGAGAAAGGCCACTGTCTTCTTCCAAGTGACCAATAACCTGACCACTGTGGGGCAGCAGGGAGAGATGGGCAGGCAGCCAGGCCCAGGTCTGAGAACCCAGCCATCAGGGTGGGCCCCATTGCTGGTGCCGGTCTCCCCATGGCCCAGCTCTCACTGCAGAGCCCAGCCCTCCTTGCGGAAGACCAGCTCCACCGCCTCATTCACGTCCCTGACCACGTGGGCCGCCTCTGTGAGCGCCGGGCTGAAGCTGAAGTCCCGGTGCCCATGGAACGGGGGCTTCTCTCCGCCCTGGGCCGGCCCTGAGGGCCCTGGGGCCCTGGGACTGTACACGCCAGTGCACACAAGGATGGAGACGCAGCTCTGGGTTGTTGATGGCCGCTGCTTCCTCAGATGGCCGGCTCCCAGTCCCTCCGCCCCTTGCTGCTTCGTCCTCTGCAAGTGCTGGTGGAACAGGTTGGCACCGTAGATGTCGGACATGGGGTTATCTCTGGCAGGGCAGCAGGtccaggaaggagaggaggaaacCCAAGGTCAGTGTGGGCAGAGGGAACAAGCTGGGAGGTGTAAGCGTGACTGATGTTGGgccacggggtggggggggagggggtccagCTTACCCAATGGCATAGAGGGTCTGGATGGGGGCGGTCCAGCCCCACCTCTCCGCCTGCTGCCGGACCAGGTCCTCTGCATACTGGTAGGTGAGGAGGCTGGGCTTGCCCATCAGGCCCTCGTACCGCAGTTCCTTGCCGGTGACTTTGCGATAAACGGTCTCCAGGCACAGGAGGAAAGTGCCGTGGCCAAACCTGCCCGGGACGGACAGAAGAGCAGCTGCTCGGTGGTTCTGGCCCTGGCCCTCCCTAGTCAGCCATTGCCAAGGCTGGGGCCTGACCGCCCAGAAGAGCAGGGCAGTACGAGGGTGGGCAGTCTCAGGGCCACCAAGCCAGCAGTCACACCCGTGCATCCTTACCTGGGCATCTTTGCTTCAGCCATCCAAAGGAGGTCCAGGTTGCTGGCCAGGACAGGcaggtgggggtagggggctgTCGCTAGACCTGTCCCAGGGTTCCCATTGCTGAGGAGGACATCCATGATCAGCTGCAGGTTCGTCTCCCAGCGGACGGGCTCCCCGAGGAGGAGCACCCCTTTGAAGAGCAAGGACCTGGTGTGAGCGCTCACGGGGGCCAAGGGCCTCCGGAGACCAGCCAGCACTACCCAACCGCAAGCTCTCCTCCCAGCAGCCTGAACCAGGCCTGCAGGCGCCTCCCACCTGTTTGCCCAAGATAGACAAAGCCAGGGGCCCAGCAAGGTGCTTCCGAAGGGTTCCCCGTTAGTGGGTGTCCCCGATACCACACTGAAAAGGTTGGAATATTAAGCTACCACAGCAAGTTaccgggctggcttcccctgccaACGGCTGTGCTGTGCCCACCTCCCGCCGACATGCCACGGGCATGCGCCTCTGAGTCCAAGGGCCAGTGCAGCGTGGGGGCTGCGAGGAGCAGGGGCTGGAATCCCCTTCCTGCCTCTGCCCACTTCCCTGTATGACTGTGGGCAACCATTTCCCATCTCTGAGCTTCCGTTTCCCCACCgtgccccacccctgcccattTACGGGGCTGTCTGAAGGACAGAAATGAACTGAAGTCAGCAAAGGGCAGCTGCAGCTACCAGCTGTACACCCAGCGCCCCCGGGAGAGGTGTGCCAAAAGGGGAGGGCACACTCTGGTTGTCACAGTTGGGAAAGGACCAGAGACCCCATGTACCCAGGACAGTCCTGCCTTCAGAGGCCAGCGTCTCAGGAGACCTGAACGGCCTACCTAACGTGCAGGCAGCTGCAACATTCACGGGGTCTGTGACGTCATATAAACGTAAGCAAGCCCGCTGCCCCGGGCCAATCATTCCGTTACACACCAGGAGAACTGGTGGCCTGGTCTACCTGCAGGAGCCTTTCTTTCCATGCTAACTCCCTCTAAGCTTGGGCTCTTCGGGATCAAGGAGGTGAGCAACATGGGGGAGAGCCAAGATTAGCAGCCAATACCTCAGCGAGGCAGGGAGGCAGATCCAAGACACACTGCCCGTGTCCTGCCGCCCAGTCCGCCCCACTGGCAGGAGAGAGCGCGCTCACACGGCCCACACTGACCTTCGATGGCGGGGAAGTCATCCCTCTGAGGGGCCTGCCAAGAGAAGAAGAGGCCTGTCCACTCCGAGTCACCCTCTGCTCCCGGAGAGCCAAGCACCAGTTTCCAAGCTCATGGGAGGAACGAGCCCTTCCACACACACCCACAGCCATCCGCCACCCACACAGACCCTCAGCCATCCACCACGGCCCAAACACCAAAGTGCAAAGTCCATGAAGGGGTGGAGGGGACTGAGGAGGGAGATGGGTGGAGAGAGGGGCAGAGGACAGTGATGCGGAGGGACACCACACACAAAGGCCAGCCAGGAGGGCTGGCCAGCCGTCCTTCGACCGTGAGGGCAGGGAGCGTGAGAGAGGGCCAAGCGAGGGTCTAGAATCAGGGAGGTCACAGTGAGCCTCTGGAGACCAGAGTGGCCATCAAGGAATGCTCTCCCCGGTGGGTGGAGCCTCATGAGGCTCACACCTTCCCCAGGTGAGTTAAGCCTCAGCTCTGCCTCGAACCAGCTCGGTGGCCCGGGCTAAGACACTGCCTAGGTGTGGCCCTCGGCTCTCATTTCCGGGACCGTGGCGTTTCTGGAGCCTGTTCAAACTCTGCTATCCTGCGTCTCCTCGGGAGAAGCAGGCTTCCGGGAGCACGTTTTCAAAGGGGGTGAAGAGTGTGATTCGACGGGAAAGCTCTGGAGGAGGGGCTTTAAATACACAAATACAAGCACAGGTAGCTTGTCTGTCTGTGACTGAATTTCACCAAATgccgaggggggggggggtttagaaCATCGGCTGTGTGACATGTAAACGTTACGTAGGCAGAGGAGGCCCAAGGGCACCTCAAAGAGATCCTCTAGAACAGAGGGCCCCAAAtgtggcctaccaccccttttcagaaaaaaaatattcaCCCAGCACCCCCCTTAGCAATTAAAAGATAGCCCCTCATCCAGGCTaaggtgtaggcatctgcttttgcaggccCAGGGTAGGCCGGACCACCCGCTTTGGGAAACTGTAGGCTAGCAGGTGGGAAGCCAAGGTGAATCAGTAGGTGGCCCTACGGCTGCTGTCAGAAGGAACGAACTCACGCCGGCTGGGGGCGAGCCAGACTGTCAAGGTGGGAGGGCAGCTGGTGTGGCCTCTACAAACAAGCCTAGCTCCTCTGGCCTGCTTCAGGGTGAAGTGGCCACGTTGTTCAAACGAAGGTTAAGATTCCCCCTGCGGCTCGGGAAAGCCAGCCGTGAAACGTACACCATCCAACGTGAAGGGGCTCGCCCGAGGCAGGCAGGCTGAGCCCACCagtggctgcaggagaaagagtctGGCGGGGACCTGCCCCATGGGAGGGCAGTCTAGGAGGCTCCTAGTGGAACCCCACTGCCCCAGCTGGGGAGGGAGTGCCGGGGACCGGGAGGCGGTTTCTCGGGGATTGCCCACCCTGCAGACCTGAGCAGGCTCAGGAGCTCGCCACTCCTCGGGGCCACTCTTACACAAGGGGGAAACCCCATCCTTTtcacattccattttcccacgaactttttgaagcgccttccccccacccccttccctttcTCCAGGAAGGTGGCCCGGCAAAAGTGCAGATGGAAAGAGCCCTGAGTGGGAGAGGCTGTGAGGTCAGAGGGGATCTGGGGGCCCTCAGAGCACCGGGGCAGGGAGATGGTGCCCAAACGCCTGCCCCCGCACCACTTACCGTGGTCTTGGGCCGGCGCTCCAGGTCCACCATGTCGAGCACCGGGAAGGCGGTCCGCAGCTCCTCCACAGTCACCACGTGCTGGAAACCCAGTCTGCCGCAGGGTCAGGGAAGCAACACAGGCAGTGCTGGGCGGATCACGGAGCGAAGGGAGCGAGAGCTAGTCCTGCCCGAGTCCAGGCGGGAGGGAGCCAAAGAGGATGACACAGGCCTAGTATCGTCGGGCAGGCGGGCAGTGACTGCATCGGTAGCCACCAGCCAAACTCCTGCAGGCGCCAGACCCTCCACAGGGTGCTTCCAGGGGCACAAAGGCCACCTGAGTCTCTCACCTGCCCACCACCTGCCCAACAGGTGCTCTGTGAAAGGGAGGCCCTGGGGAGAGGCCAGCCAGCTCTCTCTTCTCCTCTCAGACCTGCCTCGACTTCCCCATCTTCAATTCCAAGCTAGATTCCCGACAGGAGCCTGGCTTCAGACCACAGTGCCAAAAGGAAGCTGACATGAAACCACCCCATCGCCAATACAGCCTGTGCCCACTCCCGGCTCGAGAATTCCACTCGTGTTTCTTTCTAAGGCTCCTCaagccccacccccctgcccctgtCCTTGGTGTCACCGTTCCTGCTGTTCTCTCTCATCTCCCATCCCATCCTCCTGCTCTAAACCTTTGACCTGcctctggaaggagccctggtggtggtgccgTGGGTTTGGCGATGGGCTGTTGACCAAAAGggaggaggttcaaacccaccagcgggaagATGAGGCCGTCTCGGACACCCTGGGCTTGGTGGGCTGGTAGCTACAGAAATGCTGTTTCCCTTTTCCAGTGAAGCCTCCACTGTTTCCGGTGGTGGTTTATCTTTCCAGGAAGCCACAGGCAAATCCTGTCCCCGGGATATTCCTCGCGACCCCTGAGAGCCCACCCCACTCTTTCCAGCCTGCAGCCAGCCCGGTCTGCACTGTCCAGGGCTGGTCTCCAGGAGCCCCAGCAGGCGCTCGGCACTAGCTGAATGAGTACACAAATGAATGAGCAGCTGCAAACAGGACCAAGGGATTCTCGTGCCTCCTACATAAAGGCAGCCCCCCAACAACGTCACTGCAGGGGCTAAGCCAAGGCTGGCTGATCTGCTGGCTGGGCACCGGGGAAAGGGACTGTGTCCAGTGCTGGGAGAATCCCCTGGGCAGGGGATTTTCTTGGTTTGCTTGGCTTTCAATACAGATCCCAGTTCTGACCCAAACCCATGAATGGCGTCTCTCCTGGTGTGTGCATTTTCAAACTCCCCGGAAGAAACCCTGAGCCGCTGGCCCTCTGTGTCCAGTGCCTCTCCTCACTGTGGCCCcactgagccaagaggcaaggtcTCCGGCCTGCCCCTCCCTTCCTTCAGCCAGCAGGAGAAACAACAAAAGGATACAGTCGGGCGTTTTCCACCAGGGGCCCCTGCCCAGACACCAGCATCCGCTTCCCGTGGAACTGCGAGAACAGCTCCATGGGGCTGTGGCAGAGAATAACCTGGTCGGGAtccacctgcaggggcagttgggGAATGGAAGAGAGCAGAGAAGACACCACCATGAAGGGCCACAGTGGGGAcacaggtggtcttttctttcaccTACACACAAACCAAAGCCGCCCAGAGAGGGGAAAAGCCCAGGTGAGAGGAGGGCCTCGCTCTCTAAGTCGGTCCTTGTCACATAGAACCAGGAGACaccttcagtggttctcaatctgtgggtcgtgacccctttggggtcgaacatccctttcacaggggttgtctgattcataacagtagcaaaatgatagtgatggagtagcattgaaaatcattttacagttgggggtcaccgctgcatgaggaactgtatgaacgggTCGCGGCCCGAGGAAGCTGGAGAGCCACTGCCTTCAGACACGGGCTCTGGACTACCCTGATCCCTCACAATGCCACCTGAAGAGACAGGGCCGCGCCCCCATGCTTGCTCACTGTCTTCGCTTCCTATCATTTCAACCAGCCCCAGCAGTGCCACCTCTGCTCAGAGCCCGCCCAGGAAGCCTGAGGTTGCCCCTTCTATCCTGACCTAGTCCCCAGACAGACAGCCACCTTCCCAAAACCAGGTCTGTCAGTGTGGGGCGGGGTGTTGGGCGGCAGGCGTGTGAACACGGGCTGTCCTGAGAGGCAGGGGCTCAGTGCCATCCATGTACACATAGGATGTGTGAAGACCGGGCTGGCCTACTTCAAACGCCACCCGGACACAGAGCTTTAGGCAGACGTGACTGCTGCTCTCCTACAGAAGAGCCAGCCTGGGTGCCCAGAGTGAAATGGAACTACCCACTACAGGGCGAGGTTTGGGAGCCTCCCACCAATGACCTACTGAGAGGGTTCAATCCATGGGGCAGGGCTGGAAGCCCCAGCTGCCTTTCCAGCAGGCTTGGAAGATCAGTGCTGGCCACCTGGCTCCTCAATACTGCCCCCAAGCAGTCGGAGGGGCTCCTCTGAACTAGCTCCTGGGGCTCCCTTGCCTCTGGCTATCTCCTTACCTTGAACCCAAAGAGGGAGGACAGCTGCTGGGCTTTGACATGCTGCAGGATGTTCCCAGAATTTGTGACAAAGACCACAGGCACCCGAAACTTCCCCTGAGGGTCAACCAGCTTGCGGAATGCTTCCAGAGCGGCGGGGATCACTTTGTGGCCACGTACCAGCACACCATCGATGTCCAAGAGGAAGCCAAACTTGGGCTGGCTCTGCTGAGAGGGCAGCGGAAGACAATTACTATTACGTGAGCCAaagggcaaggagccctggtggcaagctACCGATAGCCACAAGGTCGccagttcaaactccccagccactcctcaggagaaagacgaggctctccacccccatcaagatttacagtctgagaagttCTATGCAGGGTGATCATGAGTTGGAGGCCAGTCCTTGGCACTGGGAACCAATGGGCAGAACGGAAGGGAGTGAAATGGAATAACTCCTTCAGAGACTCACTCAGGACCTCGGGAAAACTGTGTCAGAAACAATGCAGGGCCAGTCTTTCGGATAGGACAGATCTGCCTGGAACAAGgaattgtttcttttttctttgcaaGGATGTAATATCGCATCTTACCCCAAGCGATGGATGTTCTCCTGTCTCTTCTTTTTCTATTTCATGTGGACCACACAGCCCAACTCTACTTGATGCATGTATATATCATGTTCTTCTCCCACAGCCCAACTGCATTTGATGCACGTATGTATCATGTTCTCCCATGTTAAactcccagctgctcctgggtgccACGGAGGCCATCTGTCGGGTCAGTTCCCATTGAGCTCTCTATGCTGAGACTTGGGTGGAGACGGGTGGTCGGGCCATTTTCCCCGGGGGctcggggtgggtttgaaccggcaGCCTGGTGCTTAGCAGCCACGTTTCAATCACTGTGCCCCCCAGGCTCTTTATACTCCCAatagccacgttttttgtttgtttactgaattTCTAGGTTTATTgacttataattcacatatcatacatttcaataattCCGTATTCGTCAAAGAGCTGTGTAATCACCATGATCAATGTTAGGACACTTCTTCCTGGCACTCATTGTTAGCTCTTCATTTCCTGCCATGCCCCTCAAAAAACCAAAGCCACACTCACCTcgatcaagtgaattctgactctcaGAGATCTGGGGACAGGAGACaactgccctgcgggtttctaagactgtaacttttaaaattaacttaattgggggctcacacaagtcTCATCACAATCCGAGGGCTTCTTGTCATTCACGACTGCTTCGTCCTTCTCTAGGGGCCGGTCCTGCCCTGTCACGTGTGCAGAGTGCGGGAGACACACTAACACggccctcacttctaaggggcatgcgGGCTATTGTTCCATGGCAGATTTGTCCATCCTTCCTGCCACCGGCAAAAGACTGAGGAGCCAGGGCggcgagggaggaggaaaacCAAGAGCCGGTGGGGGCAGAGGAGCTGAGCACATGCGTCCACATGAAAACCTGCACACGGAGGCTGACCGCAGCTTCACTCTTCATCAAAAAGAGAGAAAGCCAACAGCTGAGCTGTTCCCCACCAGGTGAATGGCCAAACTGCAGTGTGACAGCAGACAACATGCTCACTGATGAAAACACACAAGCTACTGAGCCAAGAAAAGGCTAAGGGAAGTCTTTCTGAACGCATCCCgtgaggggaaagaagaggctgaAAAGGCCACACTGTGCCGTTCCAACTGAGAGATGCTGGGCAAGGCAGAACGAGAGTCCGTGAAGACGCTGCATCCCTCCTATCAATCAGAGATGGGACCAGCCAGGAGCGCAGAGCGCCCCAGTGCCGTTGTGAACAGGGCACCCACACTTCCAGAGACCGCCATGGGGCTTGCGGCAGCTGTCCTCTCAGAACCCACGCTGTGCGGCACCAAAGCCCACTGAACTTTAGTTTGTAAATAACAACTGGACACCTGTAATAAACACAGATTCCGGTGGAATGGACCGGCGACATGGCTTCTAGGAGAAATGGTGTCCAGTAGAAAGGAGGAAAGTCGGTCATAACCCACggtcaagcagatggattctaggctcccactaacgctaaccccaatccaagaacagttagctcttataacatggcccagtCCGGTAaggcaccttcatgaaatgatcactgaagataagggtgctacagcaaggtgtgctgaagaaagcagatggtgcccggctatcaatcagaatagtgtctggggtcctgaaggcttgtattcaaacaagcagccatctaagtgagtcaactaagtcctcatggaagaagcacaccagcctgtgtgagccaaagatgacaataacaaaatccagataTGATGAACGGAAAAGTACCAGAACTTAAATTGTAGAAGgcaatggaggacagtgggagcccaaaatccgtCAGAGTAAGCCTCTGGCAGGTCTCCCCTGGCCACAGGGGAGGACAACTTTACTATCAGACCGAGATTATTGTGAACTGGATAATGGTGGACTGAACCACAGGATATTATGACACTTGGGTTAGCTGAGTGTCTTGACCCAAACCTAAATTTGCACTAGggtcaaatatttcttgcttgttccatgacagaatttttttctctggtttttaaaatattgttggtggtcttttctttttgactctttatttttaactttatattcttattttctcatttctgttttgttttgattgtgATTGTTTGTTAGGttccccagtttatgaagcacaggagtTGATGCACAGAAATAATAATTGATACAAATGGTTTATTGGGAAAGGGGGTGAGagggtgaggggaattggggagcaaacaatgaatgagaGAAGGGGGGAGAGTATTAGAATTAATTGTGATGAtctatatacaactctttaaaggcgatttaacaaTGGAAGTGTCTGATACATGaatgttatatcaagaaaactactttaaaaaagaaaagaaaggatcaatctagaaccccctcccagggggatgaataatggaaaagtgggtgaggggtgaaagacaatgtaagatatgaaaaaaataattgataacttatcaagggttcatgagggagggcggggggaaatgggaagggatatcaggggctcaagtgggaagagaatgctttgaaaatgatgatggcggcatatgtgcaaatgtgcttgacacattggaggaaatatatatggattgtgataagagatgtaagagcccccaataaaagtatttaaaaaaagaaaccaaacttgaccttgGTTACCATggctgaaggagaaagagtttttgcttagaggacattgagtttatgtgaAAGATGATGGAATAACTTGGAAAAGGCTATCATTAGTGGTTTTACAAcaggaagagtataatcaaaggcaCTGACTTATACATATACGAGTGGTGGAATTGGAGAACGTTTTGCTGggtgtatttttgccacaataaaaaaaaaattttcacaaatagcactgagtacaaggaagaagaaactgtcctaaaactgactgtggtgataatAGTACAACTCTTCTCGACATGACTACGCTATTGAAttgcatgtggatgaagtgccagtaaaactttaaaatgtaaaagtctactagaaaggaagaaaaaggcaAGGAAAGGGGAGTGTGAGGCTGCAGGCCTAGGAGGTGAGCTCTAAGGCTACAGAACAGAGGACCTGGGCTGAGTGTCAAGTGCTGCCCACCTCCCTTCCATGGGACAGGGGAACACCCcacggggggatggggggggctgCCTGTGGCTCCTCTCCCTTGTTGGTAGACACAGAGCCTCCCAGT
This genomic interval carries:
- the HDHD5 gene encoding haloacid dehalogenase-like hydrolase domain-containing 5, whose amino-acid sequence is MVSLGSMVVARAAPGLWRRLARTAAGLLRPCRGRGYAGAPAQSQPKFGFLLDIDGVLVRGHKVIPAALEAFRKLVDPQGKFRVPVVFVTNSGNILQHVKAQQLSSLFGFKVDPDQVILCHSPMELFSQFHGKRMLVSGQGPLVENARLLGFQHVVTVEELRTAFPVLDMVDLERRPKTTAPQRDDFPAIEGVLLLGEPVRWETNLQLIMDVLLSNGNPGTGLATAPYPHLPVLASNLDLLWMAEAKMPRFGHGTFLLCLETVYRKVTGKELRYEGLMGKPSLLTYQYAEDLVRQQAERWGWTAPIQTLYAIGDNPMSDIYGANLFHQHLQRTKQQGAEGLGAGHLRKQRPSTTQSCVSILVCTGVYSPRAPGPSGPAQGGEKPPFHGHRDFSFSPALTEAAHVVRDVNEAVELVFRKEGWALQ